A portion of the Gossypium arboreum isolate Shixiya-1 chromosome 8, ASM2569848v2, whole genome shotgun sequence genome contains these proteins:
- the LOC108469581 gene encoding BAG family molecular chaperone regulator 6: protein MMPVSGYMDSNPHLRNQAPYPPHYFPGFEAVPPHFKADPSKSPLMYESWPCSGNCSRYPPVPYYGCCNHGNFPGYYSFRPSFPHFAPSPAFHHYPNYPVFPEPYPLGYTPPHYLNQQPRYEYKDPHTNYHCCGCPNHLPNQKNDTSLKIEEQENDTEKKEGDSEAPIQPSSFPYPIMWIPPEYMKSKEHGKHNDGMEVSDSDKVPCARPSKSLKSTEQEQRVRTGWFPLDMNGWKSLMQGEGEKQSRNQHNQDNMTQFPVPFFWLPNSDRKQEDENRDKQRMITASDNSKQAPVKVEFIPGGSSVSDVKLDKPESDKEISQNKNAAETRGKTTSQKCVPIEVKEGKSEGTEKKGKDVKDASVKHAEDTTKNELGTVAKRKSPSPSKTSKFSPVCLRVDPLPTKKNGNGNGSSRSPSPRKGQPEDTLTKASAAPGRKEDSAVNTQNTSGSLDSVELVEKKIKEIPVIAERPKETKENKARENISMNQAQVLGETREVSEQPTAGKTKEDNHENKTEEETKTSFEEVMGAEKEADSVEVACDQCKTEVGRMSDDKAAKLIQSAFRGFEVRKWEPLKKLKQIADVRDQVNEVRNHIQFLESSTDHNEDDKLRLLAGEKIMTLLLRLDSIQGLHSSVRDLRKSLVKELVSLQEKLDSLTRRWTEGKAKDLGTTESADCSNGQVSENISMEKESENASADLEESTENANDITRMVDGKDGEIAELPFVEQGIDGKTENNSMEASHRTPRIEDGGKSPNLPNLGHATPLSSIPEHKFNADDVLEVNGLTKEQKPGVVEVNDQILVDINSEDKKLWSLPKADQVDAVGELEKDIGNGNGEKESDLPIDTSSPDEAENLQSTEKDQEINLLLEVLPVGLIDEELAISKIDEHLLEAEPNYSVEDEKEIDLFKELPAGVIDEHLLEAEPNNGVEDEKEIDLFKELPAGVIDEHLLEAKSNNGARDEKEVEISQEEVDDNKCTMFFKPEEIHSTIGEKNNEGLQRHEDDSGVIPGDHMASSESEAGSEATEEKLVLFEEMKDAEQPVGSEEKEEAKLEKEMNKLLQADASWKPNVAKIGEDNKVVEENKKLNEMMEKLMEAGKDQLTVISNLTERVKELEEKLGKTKKSSKAGYRKVRYAPSYYKLGKIKRKASEVAM from the exons ATGATGCCTGTTTCTGGCTACATGGACTCAAATCCTCACCTGAGAAATCAAGCGCCTTATCCTCCACATTATTTCCCTGGTTTCGAGGCTGTTCCGCCTCATTTCAAGGCGGACCCGTCCAAGTCTCCCTTGATGTATGAATCTTGGCCTTGTAGCGGCAATTGCAGTAGGTACCCCCCTGTTCCTTACTATGGCTGCTGCAATCATGGCAATTTCCCTGGTTACTATAGTTTCAGACCTTCTTTCCCTCATTTTGCACCATCACCAGCATTTCACCATTATCCAAATTATCCTGTATTTCCTGAACCTTATCCTCTTGGTTATACCCCTCCACATTACTTAAACCAACAACCTCGATATGAATACAAGGATCCGCACACCAACTACCATTGCTGTGGCTGTCCTAACCATCTTCCCAACCAGAAAAATGATACAAGTTTAAAGATTGAAGAGCAGGAGAACGATACTGAGAAAAAGGAAGGTGATTCAGAGGCTCCAATTCAACCAAGTAGTTTCCCATATCCAATTATGTGGATTCCACCTGAGTACATGAAAAGTAAGGAGCATGGGAAACATAATGATGGGATGGAGGTGAGTGACTCGGATAAGGTGCCTTGTGCAAGGCCCTCAAAAAGCCTAAAATCGACTGAACAGGAGCAGAGAGTTCGGACTGGCTGGTTTCCACTTGACATGAATGGTTGGAAATCTTTGATGCAGGGAGAAGGGGAGAAACAATCTCGTAACCAACATAATCAAGACAACATGACGCAATTCCCAGTTCCTTTCTTTTGGTTACCAAATTCTGATAGGAAACAAGAGGATGAAAATCGAGATAAACAAAGGATGATAACTGCTTCAGATAATTCGAAACAAGCTCCAGTCAAAGTTGAGTTCATCCCAGGGGGATCTTCTGTCAGTGATGTTAAATTGGACAAGCCTGAATCAGACAAGGAGATTTCTCAGAATAAGAATGCTGCTGAGACAAGGGGGAAAACCACTAGTCAAAAATGTGTTCCTATTGAAGTGAAGGAAGGCAAGTCTGAAGGGACTGAAAAGAAAGGGAAGGATGTAAAGGATGCAAGTGTGAAGCATGCTGAAGACACAACAAAGAATGAACTCGGGACCGTTGCAAAAAGAAAATCTCCATCTCCTTCAAAAACATCAAAGTTTTCTCCTGTTTGTCTTAGAGTTGATCCCCTTCCAACGAAGAAAAATGGCAATGGCAATGGCAGTTCAAGGTCTCCTAGCCCTCGTAAAGGACAACCAGAAGACACATTGACAAAGGCCTCTGCGGCACCGGGCAGAAAAGAAGACTCTGCTGTAAATACACAGAATACCAGTGGTAGCCTTGACAGTGTGGAACTTGTGGAAAAGAAGATAAAAGAAATTCCAGTAATCGCAGAAAGGCCCAAGGAGACCAAGGAAAACAAGGCTAGAGAAAATATCAGTATGAATCAAGCTCAAGTTTTAGGAGAGACTCGAGAAGTGTCAGAGCAGCCTACAGCGGGAAAAACTAAAGAAGATAATCATGAGAATAAAACAGAGGAGGAAACAAAAACAAGTTTTGAGGAAGTCATGGGAGCTGAGAAAGAAGCTGACAGTGTTGAAGTGGCTTGCGATCAATGCAAAACAGAAGTAGGAAGAATGTCAGATGACAAAGCAGCGAAGCTCATCCAATCTGCCTTTCGAGGATTTGAGGTGAGAAAATGGGAACCATTGAAAAAACTGAAGCAAATAGCTGATGTTCGTGACCAAGTCAATGAGGTCAGAAATCATATCCAGTTTCTTGAGTCTTCCACTGATCACAACGAAGATGATAAGCTGAGACTGTTAGCAGGAGAAAAAATTATGACTCTTCTTCTAAGACTGGATTCTATTCAG GGTTTGCACTCAAGTGTGCGAGATTTAAGGAAATCATTAGTCAAGGAGCTTGTGTCTCTACAAGAAAAGCTTGATTCTCTAACAAGAAGGTGGACTGAAGGAAAGGCCAAGGATTTGGGCACTACTGAATCTGCTGATTGTTCTAATGGTCAAGTGTCTGAAAATATCAGCATggaaaaggagagtgaaaatgcATCAGCTGATTTGGAGGAGTCGACGGAAAATGCAAACGACATTACACGCATGGTGGATGGCAAGGATGGTGAGATCGCAGAGCTTCCTTTTGTTGAACAAGGCATAGATGGGAAAACAGAGAATAATAGTATGGAAGCAAGTCATAGAACACCAAGAATAGAAGATGGAGGTAAATCACCGAACCTACCCAACCTTGGGCATGCGACTCCCTTGTCATCTATTCCCGAGCACAAGTTCAACGCCGATGATGTCTTGGAAGTGAATGGTCTAACTAAAGAGCAAAAACCAGGGGTGGTGGAAGTTAATGATCAGATTCTAGTGGATATTAACTCAGAAGATAAGAAACTGTGGTCATTGCCAAAAGCTGATCAAGTGGATGCCGTTGGTGAACTTGAAAAGGACATTGGAAATGGCAATGGTGAGAAAGAATCTGATCTGCCAATTGATACTTCTTCGCCAGATGAAGCAGAGAATTTGCAGTCCACAGAGAAAGACCAAGAGATTAACTTATTATTAGAAGTGTTGCCAGTTGGACTAATTGATGAGGAACTAGCCATTTCCAAAATTGATGAGCATTTACTTGAAGCAGAACCAAACTACAGTGTAGAGGATGAGAAAGAGATTGACTTGTTCAAAGAGTTGCCAGCTGGAGTAATTGATGAGCATTTACTTGAAGCAGAACCAAACAACGGTGTAGAGGATGAGAAAGAGATCGACTTGTTCAAAGAGTTGCCAGCTGGAGTAATTGATGAGCATTTACTTGAAGCAAAATCAAACAACGGTGCACGGGATGAGAAAGAAGTAGAGATCAGCCAAGAGGAGGTGGACGACAACAAATGCACAATGTTCTTTAAACCGGAGGAAATCCACTCAACAATAGGTGAAAAAAATAATGAGGGCCTGCAACGACATGAGGATGATTCAGGTGTGATTCCTGGTGATCATATGGCATCATCCGAATCAGAAGCAGGAAGCGAAGCAACTGAGGAGAAACTAGTATTGTTTGAGGAGATGAAAGATGCAGAGCAGCCAGTAGGaagtgaagagaaggaagaagcAAAGCTGGAAAAGGAAATGAACAAGCTGCTTCAAGCCGATGCTTCTTGGAAACCAAATGTAGCGAAGATTGGAGAAGATAATAAGGTGGTTGAAGAGAACAAGAAATTGAACGAGATGATGGAGAAACTTATGGAAGCTGGAAAAGATCAACTCACCGTCATATCCAACTTGACTGAAAGAGTGAAGGAGCTTGAAGAAAAGTTGGGTAAGACCAAAAAGTCAAGCAAAGCAGGTTATAGAAAAGTAAGATATGCACCTTCTTATTACAAGCTTGGGAAAATCAAAAGGAAGGCTAGTGAAGTTGCAATGTGA